A window of the Streptomyces sp. JB150 genome harbors these coding sequences:
- a CDS encoding GntR family transcriptional regulator has translation MTLAAVKQPPAADRVYTHVKQGVLDRSYEGGTLLTEGELAEAVGVSRTPVREALLRLEAEGLIKLYPKKGALVLPVSAQEIADVVETRLLVEEHAARKAVPAPPALIARLERLLAQQQEQAAAGDLAAVAVTDRCFHAEIVRSGGNDILSRLYDQLRDRQLRMGVAVMHSHPDRIAKNLDEHEEILDALRSGDAEAAVAVVHRHVGWFSHLARGEVR, from the coding sequence ATGACCCTGGCCGCCGTGAAGCAACCGCCTGCCGCCGACCGCGTCTACACCCACGTCAAACAGGGCGTCCTGGACCGCAGCTACGAAGGCGGGACGCTGCTCACCGAAGGCGAGCTGGCCGAGGCCGTCGGGGTCTCGCGCACCCCGGTGCGCGAGGCGCTGCTGCGGCTGGAGGCCGAGGGCCTCATCAAGCTCTACCCGAAGAAGGGCGCCCTCGTCCTGCCGGTCTCCGCGCAGGAGATCGCCGACGTCGTCGAGACCCGCCTGCTGGTCGAGGAACACGCCGCCCGCAAGGCCGTCCCCGCCCCGCCCGCGCTGATCGCGCGCCTGGAGCGGCTGCTCGCCCAGCAGCAGGAGCAGGCCGCCGCCGGGGACCTGGCCGCCGTCGCGGTCACCGACCGCTGTTTCCACGCCGAGATCGTCCGCAGCGGCGGCAACGACATCCTCTCCCGCCTCTACGACCAGCTCCGCGACCGCCAGCTGCGGATGGGCGTCGCCGTGATGCACTCCCACCCCGACCGCATCGCCAAGAACCTCGACGAGCACGAGGAGATCCTGGACGCGCTGCGCTCCGGCGACGCCGAGGCCGCCGTCGCGGTCGTCCACCGGCACGTCGGCTGGTTCTCGCACCTGGCGCGGGGGGAGGTCCGGTGA
- a CDS encoding MFS transporter, with protein MSAPPISLPGDPPGGRRAVAVWSIGVAVYFVAVIFRTSLGVAGLDAADRFHVNASALSTFSILQLLVYAGMQIPVGLLVDRLGTKKVLAIGVVLFTAGQLGFAFSPSYGMALASRALLGCGDALTFISVLRLGNRWFPARRGPLIAQLAGLVGMAGNLVSTLVLARLLHGIGWTAAFAGSALAGVVVLVLLLLFLKDHPEGHEPEPVSHRGAAYVRRQIAASWREPGTRLGLWVHFTTQFPAMVFLLLWGLPFLVEAQGLSRAVAGELLTLVVLSNMAIGLVYGQIVARHHGARLPLALGTVGATAVLWATTLAWPGERAPMGLLVVLCAVLGACGPASMIGFDFARPANPPERQGTASGITNMGGFLASMTTLFAIGVLLDATGDDYTVAFSAVFVLQALGISQILRLRGRAARRERERLVASRVETVHVPA; from the coding sequence GTGAGCGCGCCCCCGATATCCCTGCCGGGCGATCCGCCGGGCGGGCGGCGCGCGGTCGCCGTCTGGTCGATCGGCGTCGCCGTCTACTTCGTCGCCGTCATCTTCCGCACCTCGCTGGGCGTGGCCGGTCTCGACGCCGCCGACCGCTTCCATGTGAACGCCTCGGCGCTGTCCACGTTCTCCATCCTCCAGCTGCTGGTCTACGCCGGGATGCAGATCCCCGTGGGCCTGCTGGTCGACCGGCTCGGCACGAAGAAGGTGCTGGCCATCGGCGTCGTGCTGTTCACGGCCGGACAGCTCGGCTTCGCCTTCTCCCCCTCGTACGGCATGGCGCTCGCCTCGCGCGCCCTGCTCGGCTGCGGTGACGCGCTGACGTTCATCAGCGTGCTGCGGCTCGGCAACCGCTGGTTCCCGGCCCGGCGCGGACCGCTGATCGCGCAGCTCGCCGGGCTCGTCGGCATGGCGGGCAACCTGGTCTCCACGCTGGTCCTCGCCCGGCTGCTGCACGGCATCGGCTGGACGGCGGCGTTCGCGGGCAGCGCGCTCGCCGGAGTCGTCGTCCTCGTCCTGCTGCTGCTCTTCCTGAAGGACCACCCCGAGGGCCACGAGCCGGAGCCGGTCTCCCACCGGGGAGCGGCCTACGTCCGCCGGCAGATCGCCGCGTCGTGGCGGGAGCCGGGCACCCGGCTCGGACTGTGGGTGCACTTCACCACCCAGTTCCCGGCGATGGTGTTCCTGCTGCTGTGGGGGCTGCCCTTCCTCGTCGAGGCGCAGGGGCTGTCCCGCGCGGTGGCCGGTGAACTGCTGACCCTGGTCGTGCTGTCGAACATGGCGATCGGCCTGGTCTACGGCCAGATCGTCGCCCGGCACCACGGGGCGCGGCTGCCGCTGGCGCTCGGCACGGTCGGCGCCACCGCGGTGCTGTGGGCGACGACGCTGGCCTGGCCCGGCGAGCGGGCGCCGATGGGGCTGCTCGTGGTGTTGTGCGCGGTGCTCGGCGCCTGCGGGCCCGCCTCCATGATCGGCTTCGACTTCGCCCGCCCGGCGAATCCGCCGGAGCGTCAGGGCACGGCGTCCGGCATCACCAACATGGGCGGTTTCCTCGCCTCGATGACGACGCTGTTCGCGATCGGTGTGCTCCTGGACGCCACCGGTGACGACTACACCGTCGCCTTCTCCGCGGTCTTCGTCCTCCAGGCGCTCGGCATCAGCCAGATCCTGCGCCTGCGCGGCCGCGCGGCCCGCCGCGAACGGGAGCGGCTGGTGGCAAGCAGAGTGGAGACGGTGCACGTGCCCGCGTGA
- a CDS encoding class I SAM-dependent methyltransferase, whose translation MTRLTFHGPLSEARASTLVRRLAAHSPATVLDLGCGWAELLLRVLSAVPGATGTGVDVDAGDLERARRAARDRGLGGRVTLVEESAVGTRRGPADLVLCVGASQALTAVEPPEHLPHALRALRELVTDDGRVLLGEGFWQRTPTAAELSGMWPGASVADHPDLGALVDLAIDAGFRPEYVETASLEEWEEFESGYQADVEVWLARHPRHPLAAETRARVDRHRAQWLHYRGVLGLAYLTLVPVAR comes from the coding sequence CTGACCCGGCTGACGTTCCACGGGCCGCTGTCCGAGGCCCGCGCGTCCACGCTCGTGCGGCGGCTGGCCGCGCACTCCCCCGCCACGGTCCTCGACCTGGGCTGCGGCTGGGCCGAACTGCTGCTGCGGGTCCTCTCGGCCGTTCCGGGCGCCACGGGCACCGGCGTCGACGTCGACGCCGGCGATCTGGAGCGGGCGCGCCGCGCGGCACGGGACCGGGGGCTCGGCGGACGGGTGACGCTGGTCGAGGAGTCGGCCGTGGGCACCCGGCGCGGGCCCGCCGACCTGGTGCTGTGCGTCGGCGCGAGTCAGGCGCTGACCGCCGTGGAGCCGCCGGAGCACCTGCCGCACGCCCTGCGGGCCCTGCGGGAGCTGGTCACCGACGACGGGCGGGTGCTGCTCGGGGAGGGGTTCTGGCAGCGCACGCCGACCGCCGCCGAGCTGTCCGGCATGTGGCCGGGCGCCTCCGTCGCCGACCATCCGGACCTGGGCGCCCTCGTCGACCTCGCGATCGACGCGGGCTTCCGCCCGGAGTACGTGGAGACGGCGTCCCTGGAGGAGTGGGAGGAGTTCGAGTCGGGCTACCAGGCGGACGTGGAGGTGTGGCTGGCCCGGCACCCGCGGCATCCGCTGGCGGCCGAGACCCGGGCACGGGTGGACCGGCACCGGGCCCAGTGGCTGCACTACCGGGGAGTGCTGGGACTGGCGTATCTCACACTCGTCCCGGTGGCCCGCTGA
- a CDS encoding maleylpyruvate isomerase family mycothiol-dependent enzyme: protein MSLHPTLQPYADAWTHSIEAISELVQHLVEADWNRRTPCPAWSVRDVVSHVIGLDSEMLGDPRPIHTLPRDLFHVTTDHQRYMEMQVDVRRHHTAPEMTAELEYTVIRRNRQLRNESRDPGTKVRGPLGAELTLEESMRRHAFDVWVHEQDLRTALGRPGNLDSPGAYVARDVLLDALPHVVAERADAPRSSAVVFDVNGPVEFLRTVRVDIHGRGTLETAPALGPAASLSLDWETYVRLACGRVTPAAVADRVKTEGDQDLAAAILRHFTVTP, encoded by the coding sequence GTGAGTCTGCATCCCACCCTCCAGCCCTACGCCGACGCCTGGACCCACTCCATCGAAGCGATATCCGAGCTGGTGCAGCACTTGGTGGAGGCCGACTGGAACCGGCGTACGCCGTGCCCGGCCTGGTCGGTGCGCGACGTGGTGTCGCATGTCATCGGCCTGGACAGCGAGATGCTGGGCGACCCGCGCCCCATCCACACCCTCCCGCGCGACCTGTTCCACGTCACCACCGACCACCAGCGCTACATGGAGATGCAGGTCGACGTCCGCCGTCACCACACGGCGCCGGAGATGACCGCCGAGCTGGAGTACACGGTCATCCGCCGCAACCGGCAGCTGCGCAACGAGTCCCGCGACCCCGGCACGAAGGTGCGCGGTCCGCTGGGCGCCGAGCTGACGCTGGAGGAGTCGATGCGCCGGCACGCGTTCGACGTGTGGGTGCACGAGCAGGATCTGCGCACCGCCCTCGGCCGCCCCGGCAACCTGGACTCGCCGGGCGCGTACGTCGCCCGTGACGTGCTGCTGGACGCCCTGCCGCACGTGGTCGCCGAGCGGGCCGACGCGCCGCGCAGCTCAGCGGTGGTCTTCGACGTCAACGGCCCGGTGGAGTTCCTGCGCACGGTGCGGGTCGACATCCACGGCCGCGGCACCCTGGAGACGGCGCCCGCGCTGGGCCCGGCCGCGTCGCTCAGCCTGGACTGGGAGACGTACGTCCGCCTGGCCTGCGGCCGGGTGACGCCGGCGGCGGTCGCGGACCGGGTGAAGACGGAGGGCGACCAGGATCTGGCCGCGGCGATCCTGCGCCATTTCACGGTGACTCCGTGA
- a CDS encoding carbon-nitrogen family hydrolase: MRASLIQIAVDEGESVDARRRRAASLVREQAGADLVVLPELWTTGAFAYEEFGREAEPLDGPTYEAMAKAASDAGVWLHAGSIPERDPDGPLYNTSLVFSPAGELAAAYRKIHRFGFDKGEAVLMGAGRDLVTVALPETTLGVATCYDLRFPELFRGLVDAGAETFVVPAGWPERRRSHWTLLARARAVENQAFVLACGTAGTHARVPQAGHSIVVDPWGEVLAEAGPGEQVLSVEFDPGRVAVTRDQFPALKDRVLGVEPPRH, encoded by the coding sequence GTGCGCGCCTCTCTGATCCAGATCGCCGTAGACGAGGGCGAATCGGTCGACGCCCGCAGGCGCCGCGCCGCCTCCCTCGTCCGCGAACAGGCGGGCGCGGACCTCGTGGTCCTGCCGGAGCTGTGGACCACCGGCGCCTTCGCCTACGAGGAGTTCGGCCGCGAGGCCGAGCCGCTGGACGGCCCGACGTACGAGGCCATGGCCAAGGCGGCGAGCGACGCGGGTGTCTGGCTGCACGCCGGCTCCATCCCGGAGCGTGACCCGGACGGCCCCCTCTACAACACCTCCCTCGTCTTCTCGCCCGCCGGTGAACTGGCCGCCGCCTACCGCAAGATCCATCGCTTCGGCTTCGACAAGGGCGAGGCCGTGCTGATGGGCGCGGGGCGCGATCTGGTGACGGTCGCCCTCCCGGAGACGACCCTGGGTGTGGCCACCTGCTACGACCTCCGTTTTCCCGAACTCTTCCGCGGTCTGGTGGACGCCGGCGCCGAGACCTTCGTCGTCCCGGCGGGCTGGCCGGAACGCCGCCGCTCCCACTGGACGCTGCTCGCCCGGGCCAGGGCGGTGGAGAACCAGGCCTTCGTGCTCGCCTGTGGAACGGCCGGCACGCACGCCCGGGTTCCCCAGGCGGGTCACTCGATCGTGGTCGATCCCTGGGGTGAGGTGCTGGCCGAGGCGGGCCCCGGCGAGCAGGTCCTCTCGGTGGAGTTCGACCCGGGCCGGGTCGCGGTGACCCGGGATCAGTTCCCGGCGCTGAAGGACCGCGTGCTGGGCGTGGAGCCACCGCGCCACTGA
- a CDS encoding LURP-one-related family protein translates to MRYLVRDRLLGFGDDYWIEDEHGEKAFLVDGKALRLRDTFELKDADGRVLIDIREKMLALRDTLLIERDGEALASIRRKRLSLLRNHYRVTLVDGTELDVSGKILDREFAIEYDGELLAVVSRRWLHLRDTYGVDVVREDADHALLIAVAVCVIHLAEREGEED, encoded by the coding sequence ATGAGATACCTCGTACGCGACCGGCTGCTGGGCTTCGGCGACGACTACTGGATCGAGGACGAGCACGGCGAGAAGGCGTTCCTCGTCGACGGCAAGGCCCTGCGGCTGCGCGACACCTTCGAGCTGAAGGACGCCGACGGGCGGGTGCTGATCGACATCCGGGAGAAGATGCTCGCCCTGCGCGACACCCTGCTCATCGAGCGGGACGGCGAGGCGCTGGCGAGCATCCGCCGCAAACGGCTGTCCCTGCTGCGCAACCACTACCGCGTCACCCTGGTCGACGGCACCGAACTGGACGTCAGCGGCAAGATCCTCGACCGCGAGTTCGCCATCGAGTACGACGGTGAGCTGCTGGCCGTCGTCTCCCGCCGCTGGCTGCACCTGCGCGACACCTACGGCGTCGACGTGGTCCGCGAGGACGCGGACCACGCGCTGCTGATCGCGGTGGCGGTGTGTGTGATCCACCTGGCGGAGCGGGAGGGGGAGGAGGACTGA
- a CDS encoding helix-turn-helix domain-containing protein: MPQGSSQRSPSAGRPHRVAVIVDEGTNPFEVGVATELFGLPRPELGLPGPLYEVTLCAPTPEVRMNHGFFRMAGVPGLDAVDDADTLVVPGRPDNVVPRVAPVLDAIRRTHARGARVVSFCTGTFALAEAGLLDGRRATTHWMWAEAFRTLHPQVLLEPDVLFVDEGDILTAAGSAAALDLGLHLIRRDHGAEIANLVSRRLVFAAHRDGGQRQFVERPVPDVRDESLGPLLAWAQERLAEPLTVADLAARAAVSPATLHRRFRAQLGTTPLAWLTGERVALACRLIERGEERLDVVAARSGLGTAANLRARLRRETGLSPSAYRRRFGTAAGEALVS, encoded by the coding sequence ATGCCGCAAGGATCCTCTCAGCGCTCTCCGTCGGCCGGCCGTCCGCACCGGGTCGCCGTGATCGTCGACGAGGGCACCAATCCCTTCGAGGTCGGTGTCGCGACCGAGCTGTTCGGCCTGCCCCGGCCCGAGCTGGGGCTTCCGGGGCCGCTGTACGAGGTGACGCTCTGCGCGCCCACGCCCGAGGTGCGGATGAACCACGGCTTCTTCCGCATGGCGGGCGTGCCCGGTCTCGACGCGGTGGATGACGCCGACACGCTGGTCGTGCCCGGCCGGCCGGACAACGTGGTGCCGCGCGTGGCGCCCGTCCTGGACGCCATCCGCCGTACGCACGCGCGGGGCGCCCGCGTCGTCAGCTTCTGCACCGGCACCTTCGCGCTCGCCGAGGCCGGGCTGCTGGACGGGCGGCGGGCCACCACCCACTGGATGTGGGCCGAGGCCTTCCGCACCCTGCACCCGCAGGTCCTGCTGGAGCCCGACGTGCTGTTCGTCGACGAGGGCGACATCCTGACCGCCGCCGGCAGCGCGGCCGCCCTCGACCTGGGCCTGCACCTGATCCGGCGGGACCACGGCGCCGAGATCGCCAACCTCGTCTCCCGCCGGCTGGTGTTCGCCGCCCACCGTGACGGCGGGCAGCGGCAGTTCGTGGAGCGGCCGGTGCCCGACGTACGCGACGAGTCGCTGGGCCCGCTGCTGGCGTGGGCGCAGGAGCGGCTGGCCGAACCGCTGACCGTGGCCGACCTCGCCGCCCGCGCGGCGGTCTCCCCCGCGACCCTGCACCGCCGGTTCCGCGCCCAGCTGGGCACCACCCCGCTGGCGTGGCTGACCGGGGAGCGGGTGGCGCTGGCCTGCCGGCTGATCGAGCGGGGCGAGGAGCGGCTCGACGTGGTGGCCGCGCGCAGCGGCCTGGGCACCGCCGCCAACCTGCGCGCGCGGCTGCGCCGGGAGACCGGGCTCAGCCCCTCGGCCTATCGCCGGCGTTTCGGCACGGCCGCCGGGGAAGCGCTGGTGTCATGA
- a CDS encoding cupin domain-containing protein has product MEPTPLTEPISLTAALASFSARWSPRIVTAVNDYDVRVAKVEGEHVWHAHDHTDEFFLVLDGELHIGLREPAGERTVVLPKGSVFTVPRGVEHKPYAPVPTQILLFEPTGTLTVGDRHDPVPGHVDATTGHALS; this is encoded by the coding sequence ATGGAACCCACACCGCTGACGGAACCCATCTCGCTGACCGCCGCGCTCGCGTCCTTCTCCGCGCGCTGGAGCCCTCGTATCGTCACGGCCGTCAACGACTACGACGTGCGCGTCGCCAAGGTCGAGGGCGAGCACGTCTGGCACGCCCACGACCACACCGACGAGTTCTTCCTCGTCCTCGACGGCGAACTCCACATCGGGCTGCGGGAACCGGCGGGCGAGCGCACGGTGGTGCTGCCGAAGGGCTCGGTCTTCACCGTCCCCCGCGGCGTCGAGCACAAGCCCTACGCGCCGGTCCCCACCCAGATCCTCCTCTTCGAGCCCACGGGCACCCTCACCGTCGGCGACCGCCACGACCCGGTGCCGGGCCACGTGGACGCGACGACGGGGCACGCGCTGTCGTGA
- a CDS encoding DUF6458 family protein yields the protein MGLGGCIILIAVGAILTFATDWDMQGVNLDLVGIILMIVGLIGVSTFSSIARRRRVVVPPTAPVVDEEPHHHHHRRDGYSDGFGV from the coding sequence ATGGGCCTCGGCGGGTGCATCATCCTCATCGCCGTGGGAGCCATCCTCACTTTCGCGACCGACTGGGACATGCAGGGGGTCAACCTCGACCTGGTCGGGATCATCCTGATGATCGTCGGGCTGATCGGCGTGTCGACGTTCAGCAGCATCGCCCGCCGCCGGCGGGTGGTGGTGCCCCCCACGGCCCCGGTCGTCGACGAGGAGCCTCACCACCACCATCACCGGCGGGACGGGTACAGCGACGGATTCGGCGTGTGA
- a CDS encoding M18 family aminopeptidase: MSEPSRPSPAAVPHPFDRGHTDDLMSFLAASPSPYHAVANTAERLEKAGFRQVAETDAWDGTSGGKYVLRGGAIVAWYVPEGAAPHTPYRIVGAHTDSPNLRVKPLPDTGGHGWRQVAVEIYGGPLMNSWLDRDLGLAGRLTLRDGSTRLVNVDRPLLRVPQLAIHLDRAVSAEGLKLDKQRHMQPVWGLGDDVRDGDLIAFLEQEAGLPAGEVTGWDLMTHSVEAPAYLGRDQELVAGPRMDNLLSVHAGAAALAAVATRPDAASLPYIPVLAAFDHEENGSQSDTGADGPLLGNVLERSVYARGGSPEDRARAFAATVCLSSDTGHAVHPNYAERHDPTHHPRVDGGPLLKVNVNNRYATDGSGRAVFAAACEKAGVPFQSFVSNNSMPCGTTIGPITAARHGIRTVDIGVAILSMHSVRELCGAKDPYLLANALVAFLEG; this comes from the coding sequence ATGAGCGAACCCTCCCGCCCGTCTCCCGCCGCCGTCCCCCACCCGTTCGACCGCGGCCACACCGACGACCTGATGTCCTTCCTGGCGGCCAGCCCGTCGCCGTACCACGCCGTGGCGAACACCGCCGAGCGGCTGGAGAAGGCAGGGTTCCGGCAGGTCGCGGAGACGGACGCCTGGGACGGGACGAGCGGCGGCAAGTACGTCCTGCGCGGCGGCGCGATCGTGGCCTGGTACGTCCCCGAGGGCGCCGCGCCGCACACCCCGTACCGGATCGTCGGCGCGCACACCGACTCCCCCAACCTGCGCGTCAAGCCGCTGCCCGACACCGGCGGGCACGGCTGGCGGCAGGTCGCGGTGGAGATCTACGGCGGACCGCTGATGAACTCCTGGCTCGACCGCGACCTGGGCCTGGCCGGCCGGCTCACCCTGCGCGACGGCTCGACCCGCCTGGTCAACGTCGACCGCCCCCTGCTGCGCGTCCCCCAGCTGGCCATCCACCTGGACCGCGCGGTCTCCGCGGAGGGCCTGAAACTCGACAAGCAGCGCCACATGCAGCCCGTCTGGGGCCTCGGCGACGACGTCCGCGACGGCGACCTGATCGCGTTCCTGGAGCAGGAGGCGGGGCTGCCCGCGGGCGAGGTGACCGGCTGGGACCTGATGACCCACTCCGTGGAGGCACCGGCGTACCTCGGCCGCGACCAGGAACTGGTGGCGGGCCCGCGCATGGACAACCTGCTGTCGGTGCACGCGGGCGCGGCCGCGCTCGCCGCGGTGGCAACCCGGCCGGACGCGGCCTCCCTGCCGTACATCCCGGTGCTCGCCGCCTTCGACCACGAGGAGAACGGCTCGCAGTCGGACACCGGCGCCGACGGCCCGCTGCTCGGCAACGTGCTGGAGCGCTCGGTGTACGCGCGCGGCGGCTCGCCGGAGGACCGCGCCCGCGCCTTCGCCGCCACCGTCTGCCTGTCCTCGGACACCGGCCACGCCGTCCACCCCAACTACGCGGAGCGGCACGACCCGACGCACCACCCGCGGGTCGACGGCGGCCCCCTGCTCAAGGTGAACGTCAACAACCGCTACGCCACGGACGGTTCGGGCCGCGCGGTGTTCGCCGCCGCCTGCGAGAAGGCGGGCGTGCCCTTCCAGTCCTTCGTCTCCAACAACTCCATGCCGTGCGGCACCACCATCGGCCCGATCACCGCCGCCCGCCACGGCATCCGCACGGTCGACATCGGCGTGGCCATCCTGTCCATGCACAGCGTCCGCGAACTGTGCGGCGCGAAGGACCCGTACCTGCTGGCCAACGCGTTGGTCGCCTTCCTGGAAGGCTAG
- a CDS encoding acyl-CoA dehydrogenase, producing the protein MGHYKSNLRDIEFNLFEVLGRDKVYGTGPFEEMDVETAKSVLEELTRLSENELAASFADADRNPPVFDPETNTAPVPASFKKSYQAFMDSEYWRLGLPEEIGGTTSPRSLIWAYAELILGANPAVWMYSSGPAFAGILFEEGNEVQKHIAKIAVEKQWGSTMVLTEPDAGSDVGAGRTKAVQQEDGSWHIEGVKRFITSGEHDMSENILHYVLARPEGAGPGTKGLSLFLVPKYLFDFETGELGERNGVYATNVEHKMGLKASNTCEMTFGDKHPAKGWLIGDKHDGIRQMFRIIEFARMMVGTKAISTLSTGYLNALEYAKERVQGPDLANFMDKTAPKVTITHHPDVRRSLMTQKAYAEGMRALVMYTASIQDAIQIKEANGEDATADHALNDLLLPIVKGYGSEKAYELLAQSLQTFGGSGFLQEYPIEQYIRDSKIDTLYEGTTAIQGQDFFFRKIVRNQGAALNSLAEDIKKFLALGTGGETLAGAREHLAKAAVELEAIVGLMLNDLAATEQDVKNIYKVGLNTTRLLMASGDVVVGYLLLKGAAIAAEKLESASAKDKAFYEGKIAAAKFFAANVLPGVTLARKVSENVDLELMELDESAF; encoded by the coding sequence ATGGGGCACTACAAGTCGAATCTCCGCGACATCGAGTTCAACCTCTTCGAAGTACTCGGGCGCGACAAGGTGTACGGCACCGGCCCGTTCGAGGAGATGGACGTCGAGACCGCCAAGAGCGTCCTGGAGGAGCTGACCCGCCTCTCCGAGAACGAGCTGGCCGCGTCCTTCGCCGACGCCGACCGCAACCCGCCCGTCTTCGACCCGGAGACGAACACCGCCCCGGTCCCCGCGTCCTTCAAGAAGAGCTACCAGGCCTTCATGGACTCCGAGTACTGGCGTCTCGGCCTGCCCGAGGAGATCGGCGGCACCACCTCGCCCCGCTCCCTGATCTGGGCCTACGCCGAGCTGATCCTGGGCGCCAACCCGGCCGTGTGGATGTACTCCTCGGGCCCCGCGTTCGCCGGCATCCTCTTCGAGGAGGGCAACGAGGTCCAGAAGCACATCGCCAAGATCGCCGTCGAGAAGCAGTGGGGCTCCACCATGGTCCTCACCGAGCCGGACGCCGGCTCGGACGTGGGCGCGGGCCGCACCAAGGCGGTCCAGCAGGAGGACGGCTCCTGGCACATCGAGGGCGTGAAGCGGTTCATCACGTCCGGTGAGCACGACATGTCGGAGAACATCCTCCACTACGTGCTCGCCCGCCCCGAGGGCGCCGGCCCCGGCACCAAGGGCCTGTCCCTCTTCCTCGTCCCGAAGTACCTCTTCGACTTCGAGACCGGCGAGCTGGGCGAGCGCAACGGCGTCTACGCCACGAACGTCGAGCACAAGATGGGCCTGAAGGCGTCCAACACGTGCGAGATGACCTTCGGCGACAAGCACCCCGCCAAGGGCTGGCTGATCGGCGACAAGCACGACGGCATCCGCCAGATGTTCCGCATCATCGAGTTCGCCCGCATGATGGTCGGCACGAAGGCGATCTCCACGCTGTCCACCGGCTACCTGAACGCGCTGGAGTACGCCAAGGAGCGCGTCCAGGGCCCGGATCTCGCCAACTTCATGGACAAGACCGCGCCCAAGGTCACCATCACCCACCACCCGGACGTGCGCCGCTCGCTCATGACGCAGAAGGCGTACGCGGAGGGCATGCGCGCCCTGGTGATGTACACCGCCTCGATCCAGGACGCCATCCAGATCAAGGAGGCCAACGGCGAGGACGCCACCGCCGACCACGCCCTGAACGACCTGCTCCTGCCGATCGTCAAGGGCTACGGCTCCGAGAAGGCCTACGAGCTGCTCGCCCAGTCGCTCCAGACCTTCGGCGGCTCCGGCTTCCTGCAGGAGTACCCGATCGAGCAGTACATCCGGGACTCCAAGATCGACACCCTGTACGAGGGCACCACGGCGATCCAGGGCCAGGACTTCTTCTTCCGGAAGATCGTCCGCAACCAGGGCGCCGCGCTGAACTCGCTCGCCGAGGACATCAAGAAGTTCCTCGCCCTCGGCACGGGCGGCGAGACGCTGGCCGGCGCCCGCGAGCACCTGGCGAAGGCCGCCGTCGAGCTGGAGGCCATCGTCGGCCTGATGCTGAACGACCTCGCGGCCACCGAGCAGGACGTCAAGAACATCTACAAGGTGGGCCTGAACACCACCCGCCTGCTGATGGCCTCCGGTGACGTGGTCGTCGGCTACCTGCTGCTCAAGGGCGCCGCCATCGCCGCCGAGAAGCTGGAGTCCGCCTCCGCCAAGGACAAGGCGTTCTACGAGGGCAAGATCGCGGCGGCGAAGTTCTTCGCGGCCAACGTCCTGCCGGGCGTCACGCTGGCCCGCAAGGTCTCCGAGAACGTCGACCTGGAGCTGATGGAGCTGGACGAGTCCGCGTTCTGA
- a CDS encoding SseB family protein encodes MYGYDQSAGAQQQYAPPQQQMPGAGGYGQQPPLYPEPSPPSLADAVRSFTTGQMTAEDFQQIFATSKVYCPRGDTPGFLALHNTQQPVIPMFTSLKELRRYAGKESKYFVITGAEVIDLLPTGYGFVLDMEGEHRIVFDAKAVEEMVDFAMRRMYGG; translated from the coding sequence ATGTACGGCTACGACCAGAGCGCCGGAGCGCAGCAGCAGTACGCCCCGCCGCAGCAGCAGATGCCCGGCGCCGGGGGCTACGGGCAGCAGCCGCCGCTGTACCCGGAGCCGTCCCCGCCCTCCCTGGCCGACGCGGTCCGCTCCTTCACCACCGGACAGATGACCGCCGAGGACTTCCAGCAGATCTTCGCCACGTCCAAGGTCTACTGCCCCCGCGGCGACACCCCCGGCTTCCTCGCCCTGCACAACACCCAGCAGCCGGTGATCCCCATGTTCACCTCGCTGAAGGAGCTGCGCCGCTACGCGGGCAAGGAGTCCAAGTACTTCGTCATCACCGGCGCCGAGGTCATCGACCTCCTCCCCACCGGCTACGGCTTCGTCCTCGACATGGAGGGCGAACACCGGATCGTCTTCGACGCGAAGGCGGTGGAGGAGATGGTGGACTTCGCGATGCGGCGGATGTACGGGGGCTGA